The proteins below are encoded in one region of Zerene cesonia ecotype Mississippi chromosome 10, Zerene_cesonia_1.1, whole genome shotgun sequence:
- the LOC119829687 gene encoding CD2 antigen cytoplasmic tail-binding protein 2 homolog isoform X1, which yields MAKRTSTVAFETDEQQPKIAKDGKKHSLDSDEEDSAAEEEKQNVLNTDDIEGEEDGVAGMEGEITITPFNMKEELEEGHFDAQGHYHWKKEKEVRDGWLDNIDWVKVKGRPEDKYKVHKDDDTKGILDDTDSEDDEPEEKFDLIMNYKEILQHMKPKETIAKTLQRLGASSKISSAERWKRKKQGIVDEGSKIVTRVTELANQILTKTGNMDIYQETYEKINTSINKDAKKKEDAELDMYADDFDQKEKQSLDQDCGESNKDNTEESESNSNEVKWEFKWSQDDNAEVSGPHSTDQMHKWATEGYFKTGVWVRKNGEDSQFYSSNRIDFELYM from the exons ATGGCTAAAAGAACGTCAACAGTAGCTTTTGAAACTGATGAACAGCAACCGAAAATTGCGAAGGATGGCAAGAAGCACTCCCTCGATTCCGATGAAGAAGATAGTGCTGCAGAGGAGGAAAAGCAAAACGTTCTCAACACGGATGATATTGAGGGAGAAGAAGATGGTGTTGCAGGAATGGAAGGTGAA ATTACAATTACACCATTTAATATGAAGGAAGAGTTAGAGGAGGGTCATTTTGATGCCCAAGGCCACTACCATTGGAAGAAGGAAAAAGAGGTCAGGGATGGGTGGTTGGACAACATTGATTGGGTAAAGGTTAAGGGGAGGCCTGAAGATAAGTACAAAGTTCATAAGGATGATGATACAAAGGGAATCTTAGATGACACAGACAGTGAGGATGATGAACCTGAAGAAAAGTTTGACCTCATCATGAATTATAAGGAAATTTTACAACACATGAAACCTAAGGAGACTATTGCAAAAACCCTGCAACGTCTAG GTGCCAGTTCTAAAATATCCAGTGCAGAGCGCTGGAAAAGAAAAAAGCAAGGTATAGTTGATGAAGGCAGTAAAATAGTTACTAGAGTAACTGAGCTTGCTAAccaaatattaacaaaaacaggAAATATGGACATATACCAAGAGACTTATGAGAAAATAAACACTAGCATAAATAAGGATGCTAAGAAAAAAGAAGATGCAGAACTAGATATGTATGCAGATGATTTTGATCAAAAAGAAAAGCAGAGTTTAGATCAAGATTGTGGTGAAAGTAATAAAGATAACACTGAAGAGAGTGAGAGTAATTCAAATGAAGTCAAGTGGGAATTTAAATGGAGTCAAGATGACAATGCTGAAGTTTCAGGCCCACACTCCACTGATCAAATGCACAAGTGGGCTACAGAAGGATACTTTAAAACAGGTGTGTGGGTTAGGAAGAATGGTGAAGATTCCCAATTCTATAGTTCTAATAGAATTGATTTTGAACTGTACATGTAA
- the LOC119829687 gene encoding CD2 antigen cytoplasmic tail-binding protein 2 homolog isoform X2, producing the protein MARSTPSIPMKKIVLQRRKSKTFSTRMILREKKMVLQEWKITITPFNMKEELEEGHFDAQGHYHWKKEKEVRDGWLDNIDWVKVKGRPEDKYKVHKDDDTKGILDDTDSEDDEPEEKFDLIMNYKEILQHMKPKETIAKTLQRLGASSKISSAERWKRKKQGIVDEGSKIVTRVTELANQILTKTGNMDIYQETYEKINTSINKDAKKKEDAELDMYADDFDQKEKQSLDQDCGESNKDNTEESESNSNEVKWEFKWSQDDNAEVSGPHSTDQMHKWATEGYFKTGVWVRKNGEDSQFYSSNRIDFELYM; encoded by the exons ATGGCAAGAAGCACTCCCTCGATTCCGATGAAGAAGATAGTGCTGCAGAGGAGGAAAAGCAAAACGTTCTCAACACGGATGATATTGAGGGAGAAGAAGATGGTGTTGCAGGAATGGAAG ATTACAATTACACCATTTAATATGAAGGAAGAGTTAGAGGAGGGTCATTTTGATGCCCAAGGCCACTACCATTGGAAGAAGGAAAAAGAGGTCAGGGATGGGTGGTTGGACAACATTGATTGGGTAAAGGTTAAGGGGAGGCCTGAAGATAAGTACAAAGTTCATAAGGATGATGATACAAAGGGAATCTTAGATGACACAGACAGTGAGGATGATGAACCTGAAGAAAAGTTTGACCTCATCATGAATTATAAGGAAATTTTACAACACATGAAACCTAAGGAGACTATTGCAAAAACCCTGCAACGTCTAG GTGCCAGTTCTAAAATATCCAGTGCAGAGCGCTGGAAAAGAAAAAAGCAAGGTATAGTTGATGAAGGCAGTAAAATAGTTACTAGAGTAACTGAGCTTGCTAAccaaatattaacaaaaacaggAAATATGGACATATACCAAGAGACTTATGAGAAAATAAACACTAGCATAAATAAGGATGCTAAGAAAAAAGAAGATGCAGAACTAGATATGTATGCAGATGATTTTGATCAAAAAGAAAAGCAGAGTTTAGATCAAGATTGTGGTGAAAGTAATAAAGATAACACTGAAGAGAGTGAGAGTAATTCAAATGAAGTCAAGTGGGAATTTAAATGGAGTCAAGATGACAATGCTGAAGTTTCAGGCCCACACTCCACTGATCAAATGCACAAGTGGGCTACAGAAGGATACTTTAAAACAGGTGTGTGGGTTAGGAAGAATGGTGAAGATTCCCAATTCTATAGTTCTAATAGAATTGATTTTGAACTGTACATGTAA